From one Agathobaculum sp. NTUH-O15-33 genomic stretch:
- the secA gene encoding preprotein translocase subunit SecA, with translation MANIFTKLFGTHSSHELKKIYPIADKVDALEDQYRTLTDEQLRGKTAEFKTRFQNGETLDDLLPEAFATVREAADRVLGLRHYRVQVIGGIVLHQGRIAEMKTGEGKTLVATLPAYLNALTGKGVHIVTVNDYLAKRDSEWMGKVYRYLGLTVGLVIHDIQPNERKAMYAADITYGTNNEFGFDYLRDNMAIYMQSMVQRGHAFAIVDEVDSILIDEARTPLIISGQGEQSSALYQMADRFAAGLKCLRVKEVDAKEEQEDIEADYIVDEKARTATLTPKGQSRAEAYFKVENLSDPENTTLQHHINQAVKARGVMQRDVDYVVRDGQVIIVDEFTGRLMFGRRYNEGLHQAIEAKEGVKVEHESKTLATITFQNYFRLYGKLSGMTGTALTEEEEFRHIYKLDVIEIPTNKQIARLDNPDAVYKNERGKINATIARIEECHAKGQPILVGTVSIEKSEEFSAILKKKGIKHTVLNAKYHEKEADIVAQAGKSGAVTIATNMAGRGTDIMLGGNAETMALDELRKGDYTPELLAEANGHAETDDPAILDIRNRFKELYEKYKQETDADAEKVRAAGGLYILGTERHESRRIDNQLRGRAGRQGDPGESSFYISLEDDLMRLFGSEKIQNMMDTLGIEEDEPIDQKILSGAIENAQKKIESRNFATRKHVLEYDDVLNTQRQTIYSQRLKVLSGEDMKSNILSMVDDTIARAVHAAIGENHLLSVEMVEQARRPFIGLFLRPDDCVFTPEECDDLTADQLKNELCEKAHAVYEAKESQLTPAIMRELERVVLLKNVDTKWMDHIDAMTELRNGIGLRAYGQHDPVVEYKREGFDMFDAMIDSIREDTVRMIFLAQVRTQEEPKREQVAKETSAAGAADGTAKKEPVRVGKKVGMNDPCPCGSGKKYKKCCYLKQDKPQ, from the coding sequence ATGGCTAATATTTTCACAAAGCTATTTGGCACCCATTCGAGCCACGAGCTGAAAAAGATCTATCCGATCGCGGACAAGGTGGACGCGCTGGAGGATCAATACCGTACCCTGACGGACGAACAGCTTCGCGGCAAGACCGCGGAATTTAAGACCCGCTTCCAGAACGGCGAAACGCTGGACGATCTGCTGCCCGAGGCGTTTGCCACCGTGCGCGAGGCCGCGGACCGCGTGCTCGGTCTGCGCCATTACCGCGTGCAGGTCATCGGCGGCATTGTGCTGCATCAGGGCCGAATCGCCGAGATGAAAACCGGCGAAGGCAAGACCCTCGTCGCGACCCTGCCCGCCTACTTGAACGCGCTGACCGGCAAGGGCGTGCACATCGTCACCGTGAACGATTACCTTGCCAAGCGCGACTCGGAATGGATGGGCAAGGTGTACCGCTATCTAGGGCTGACCGTCGGCCTTGTCATTCACGACATCCAGCCGAACGAGCGCAAAGCGATGTATGCCGCCGATATCACCTACGGCACCAACAACGAGTTTGGTTTTGATTACCTGCGCGATAATATGGCGATCTACATGCAGTCCATGGTGCAGCGCGGCCACGCCTTCGCCATTGTGGACGAGGTCGACTCTATTTTGATCGACGAAGCGAGAACGCCGCTGATCATTTCCGGTCAGGGCGAGCAATCCTCCGCCCTGTACCAAATGGCCGACCGCTTTGCCGCGGGCCTGAAGTGCCTGCGCGTCAAGGAAGTGGACGCCAAGGAAGAGCAGGAGGATATCGAAGCCGATTATATCGTAGATGAAAAAGCCCGCACCGCCACGCTTACCCCCAAGGGCCAGAGCCGCGCCGAGGCTTACTTCAAGGTTGAAAACCTGTCCGATCCTGAAAATACCACGTTGCAGCACCATATTAACCAAGCGGTCAAGGCGCGCGGCGTCATGCAGCGCGATGTCGATTATGTCGTACGCGACGGTCAGGTCATCATCGTCGATGAATTCACCGGCCGTTTAATGTTCGGCCGCCGCTATAACGAGGGCCTGCATCAGGCGATCGAAGCCAAGGAAGGCGTAAAGGTAGAGCACGAAAGCAAAACGCTCGCCACCATCACCTTCCAGAATTACTTCCGCCTTTATGGCAAGCTGTCCGGCATGACCGGTACCGCGCTGACCGAGGAAGAGGAATTCCGCCACATCTATAAGCTGGACGTTATTGAAATTCCGACCAATAAGCAAATCGCCCGTCTGGACAACCCGGACGCGGTGTATAAGAACGAGCGCGGCAAGATTAATGCGACCATCGCGCGTATCGAGGAATGCCATGCGAAGGGCCAGCCGATCCTAGTCGGTACCGTGTCCATCGAAAAATCCGAAGAGTTTTCGGCTATTTTAAAGAAAAAGGGCATCAAGCACACGGTGCTGAACGCGAAGTACCACGAAAAGGAAGCGGATATCGTCGCGCAGGCCGGTAAATCCGGCGCGGTCACCATAGCGACCAACATGGCGGGCCGTGGTACCGATATCATGCTTGGCGGCAACGCCGAGACCATGGCGCTGGACGAGCTGCGCAAGGGCGATTACACGCCGGAGTTGCTGGCGGAAGCCAACGGCCATGCGGAAACGGATGATCCGGCCATTCTGGATATCCGTAATCGTTTTAAAGAATTATACGAAAAGTATAAACAGGAAACCGACGCTGACGCGGAAAAGGTGCGGGCGGCGGGCGGCCTGTATATTCTGGGCACCGAGCGGCACGAATCCCGCCGTATCGATAACCAGCTGCGCGGCCGCGCGGGCCGTCAGGGCGACCCGGGCGAATCCTCCTTCTATATCTCGCTGGAAGACGATCTGATGCGTCTGTTCGGTTCGGAAAAGATACAGAACATGATGGATACGCTCGGCATCGAGGAAGACGAGCCGATCGACCAAAAAATCTTGTCCGGCGCGATCGAGAACGCGCAGAAGAAGATTGAAAGCCGCAACTTCGCTACCCGTAAGCACGTGCTGGAGTATGACGATGTGCTCAATACCCAGCGCCAGACCATTTACAGCCAGCGACTCAAGGTGCTGTCCGGCGAGGATATGAAGTCCAACATTCTTTCGATGGTGGATGATACGATCGCCCGCGCGGTGCACGCCGCGATTGGCGAAAACCATCTGCTTTCCGTAGAGATGGTGGAGCAGGCGCGCCGTCCGTTTATCGGCCTGTTCCTGCGCCCGGACGACTGCGTCTTTACGCCCGAGGAATGCGACGATCTGACCGCCGACCAGCTTAAAAACGAGCTGTGCGAAAAAGCGCACGCTGTTTATGAAGCCAAGGAGAGCCAGCTGACGCCCGCGATCATGCGCGAACTTGAGCGCGTGGTGCTGCTCAAGAACGTCGATACCAAGTGGATGGACCATATCGATGCCATGACCGAGCTGCGAAACGGCATCGGCCTGCGCGCGTACGGCCAGCACGATCCCGTGGTTGAGTACAAGCGCGAAGGCTTTGATATGTTCGACGCAATGATCGATTCGATCCGCGAGGACACCGTCCGTATGATCTTCCTTGCGCAGGTGCGCACGCAGGAGGAGCCCAAGCGCGAGCAGGTCGCCAAGGAGACCTCGGCCGCGGGCGCGGCGGACGGCACGGCCAAGAAGGAGCCTGTCCGCGTCGGCAAGAAGGTCGGCATGAACGATCCCTGCCCGTGTGGCAGCGGCAAAAAGTACAAAAAGTGCTGCTATTTAAAGCAGGATAAGCCGCAGTAA
- a CDS encoding ribbon-helix-helix domain-containing protein: MVNRKQFTSTLRNDLICAFEQLHYETRIPKSKLHDEAVEDLLKKYKGKKGIDMNMKKIYKHLAKQYHTTPREIEEEIQKSILMAFTSPSDEETAAYQQSVPRKGDIPTPEELIRFMTEQIKAEQE, translated from the coding sequence TTGGTCAATCGCAAGCAATTTACATCAACGTTACGAAATGACCTGATTTGCGCGTTTGAGCAGCTGCATTATGAAACCCGAATCCCAAAATCCAAGTTACATGATGAGGCAGTTGAGGATTTGCTGAAAAAATATAAAGGCAAAAAGGGCATTGATATGAACATGAAAAAGATCTACAAACACTTAGCCAAACAATACCATACCACGCCGCGAGAGATCGAGGAGGAAATACAAAAATCGATTTTGATGGCGTTTACTTCGCCGTCCGACGAAGAAACGGCCGCTTACCAGCAAAGCGTGCCGCGAAAAGGGGATATACCGACCCCGGAAGAGCTCATTCGCTTTATGACAGAGCAAATAAAGGCGGAACAGGAATAA
- a CDS encoding sensor histidine kinase yields MNYFALLTVLAAAVIIVGDRLLLRRTMNRLDRMLNDAIAGRFTEANFDESRFSAVESKLYRYLSACSSSEANLSEEKARIQTMIADISHQTKTPIANILLYAGLLGEQPLPEGCPDLVAALGAQAEKLRFLIDALVKSGRLETGVIAVQPRRAALAPMMQAAAIQIQAAAENKGIALSYLPLEQTARFDPKWTQEALFNLLDNAVKYTPAGGRVSLSATPYELFCRIDVTDDGPGIPEVEQAQVFERFYRSPSVRDEQGVGLGLYLAREIAAAQGGYIKLASKPGSGSTFSLFVPI; encoded by the coding sequence ATGAACTATTTTGCGCTGCTTACCGTGCTTGCGGCGGCGGTAATCATCGTGGGCGACCGGCTGCTGCTTCGCCGCACCATGAACCGGCTCGATCGCATGCTGAACGACGCGATCGCCGGGCGGTTCACCGAAGCAAACTTCGACGAAAGCCGCTTTTCGGCGGTGGAAAGCAAGCTATACCGCTATTTGAGCGCGTGCTCCTCCTCGGAAGCGAACCTTTCGGAGGAAAAAGCCCGCATACAAACCATGATCGCGGACATTTCCCACCAGACCAAAACGCCGATCGCCAACATTTTACTTTACGCGGGCCTGCTCGGCGAACAGCCGCTGCCGGAAGGCTGCCCCGATCTGGTGGCCGCGCTCGGTGCGCAGGCGGAAAAGCTGCGTTTTCTGATCGACGCGCTGGTCAAATCCGGGCGCTTGGAAACCGGCGTGATCGCGGTGCAGCCGCGCCGCGCAGCACTCGCGCCTATGATGCAAGCGGCGGCGATTCAGATTCAGGCGGCGGCGGAGAACAAGGGGATTGCGCTTTCGTACCTTCCGCTTGAGCAAACCGCGCGTTTCGACCCCAAATGGACGCAGGAAGCGCTGTTTAACCTGCTGGATAACGCGGTAAAATATACGCCCGCGGGCGGCCGGGTATCACTTTCCGCCACGCCGTACGAATTGTTTTGCCGGATCGACGTAACCGACGACGGGCCCGGCATCCCCGAAGTGGAGCAGGCGCAGGTATTCGAGCGGTTTTACCGCTCGCCCTCCGTGCGGGATGAGCAGGGCGTGGGCCTAGGCCTGTACCTTGCCCGCGAGATCGCCGCCGCGCAGGGCGGCTACATCAAGCTGGCAAGCAAGCCCGGCTCCGGCAGCACGTTTTCCTTATTCGTACCGATATAA
- a CDS encoding response regulator transcription factor produces MNRILIVEDDPSLGRGLVIALTDAETAPTLAASCADARRLLAEQAFDLCIFDVGLPDGSGLDLLTELRQVSVTPVLLLTANDLETDIVTGFTLGADDYITKPFSLAVLRVRVAAQLRRAKSGAPVCRVGEYEFDFDRLTFAHGGKPIALSQTEQKLLKLLVENRGRTLPRDTLIDRIWTDGAAYVDENALSVTVRRLRSKLGDDAPIKTIYGVGYTWAVEA; encoded by the coding sequence ATGAACCGAATCTTGATCGTAGAGGACGACCCTTCGCTTGGCCGCGGGCTTGTCATTGCCCTGACCGACGCCGAGACCGCGCCCACCCTTGCGGCGAGCTGCGCCGATGCGCGCCGCCTGCTCGCGGAGCAAGCGTTTGACCTTTGTATTTTTGACGTGGGCCTGCCGGACGGCTCGGGCCTAGACCTGCTGACCGAGCTGCGGCAGGTAAGCGTTACCCCCGTGCTGCTGCTGACCGCGAACGACTTGGAGACCGATATCGTGACTGGGTTCACGCTCGGCGCGGACGATTATATCACAAAGCCCTTTTCGCTGGCCGTGCTACGCGTGCGGGTAGCGGCCCAGCTGCGCCGCGCCAAAAGCGGCGCGCCGGTGTGCCGCGTGGGCGAATACGAGTTTGACTTTGACCGCCTGACCTTTGCGCACGGCGGCAAACCGATCGCTCTATCGCAGACCGAGCAAAAGCTATTAAAGCTGCTGGTCGAAAACCGTGGGCGCACCTTGCCGCGCGACACGCTGATCGACCGCATATGGACGGACGGCGCGGCCTATGTGGATGAAAACGCGCTTTCCGTTACCGTGCGCCGCCTGCGCTCCAAGCTGGGCGACGACGCGCCGATCAAGACCATATACGGAGTCGGCTACACTTGGGCGGTGGAGGCATGA
- a CDS encoding BlaI/MecI/CopY family transcriptional regulator, which produces MKQKISEAEWQVMDALWTLGGATAAELTAALADTGWNRNTVHTFLTRLAAKGFVCEQGGSPKKYAAAVPREDSVREQTESFVSRVFHGSASRLVRTFLQQNDLSEDEIDELRRLLDDAEARGK; this is translated from the coding sequence ATGAAACAGAAAATATCGGAAGCCGAATGGCAGGTCATGGACGCGCTGTGGACGCTGGGCGGGGCAACGGCGGCGGAGCTGACCGCCGCGCTCGCCGACACAGGCTGGAACCGCAACACGGTGCACACCTTTTTAACGCGGCTGGCCGCCAAGGGCTTCGTATGCGAGCAAGGCGGCAGCCCCAAGAAGTATGCCGCCGCCGTTCCGCGCGAGGATTCGGTGCGCGAACAGACGGAAAGCTTTGTATCCCGCGTGTTCCACGGCTCCGCCAGCCGGTTGGTGCGTACCTTTTTGCAGCAAAACGATCTTTCCGAGGATGAAATAGATGAGCTTCGGCGTCTGCTGGACGACGCCGAGGCGCGCGGCAAATAA
- a CDS encoding M56 family metallopeptidase — protein MAMRFSAILIWSLTATVTAGLLFAVKWLFREHLTAKWHYLVWMILLARLVIPPTGGFLPKNDFSLGAAVDVPSIAGAVTRQAAALSSGETPPTPVVRQSEGRFIRLHLPQPGLPDWADTLNRGLFWLWAAGAAGLLAYYFTASLLLGVRTRRFPKANEALQARAEQMYRLAAQMEPEEEAYRVRVRLSPAGATPYVCGVFWPTLVVPAPMAETVADEVLLHEMVHMVRHDIVKNYLYMVFRCLHWFNPLLWRTFNRISDDCETACDECVLDRLEPEEHIGYGRRLLEMVQPGFRYRMGTSCIASGERNIRRRIVRVTRHKEVSRRARGMSFLLFCLLAWMCLTPPLARAASWRDPGVPGADTAKWLQKAERYRVSDINEAFYLYGKGYALDNGYYRYIVADDETREALARTFSENEKQGKLPWAFDDQIVDWLYDANYGQVQADPVQSLDYPNWSINPAFALYNVTETSEGGAATILYPMCKLREDELNQYRYDRVRAYRQGGQYIVQSVEAGKVAARKPWWEYPLEDRIFTYRAEDAYFDYEARIASSQSYMFYSYKKATGEWLEQADPMMAMMGWGGETNLPIYDDTGISGQLFIRPKAGVSMAGVLGIVGAPAPMEQDMVPETNPERSSATGSEFGKFIGWAQAAALSDLTPDTSGWYATSLLDNNVFRNANVPDKIYLRTQLNGGEIMDVILRAQAADMEETDDGTNG, from the coding sequence ATGGCTATGCGGTTTTCCGCTATTCTGATCTGGTCGCTGACCGCGACCGTCACGGCGGGCCTGTTGTTTGCAGTAAAATGGCTATTTCGCGAGCACTTAACAGCGAAGTGGCATTATCTGGTGTGGATGATTCTGCTTGCGCGGCTGGTGATCCCGCCCACCGGCGGCTTTTTGCCGAAAAATGATTTCAGCCTTGGGGCCGCGGTCGATGTACCATCCATTGCCGGAGCCGTGACCCGGCAAGCCGCCGCGCTTTCTTCCGGTGAAACGCCGCCCACGCCGGTCGTCCGGCAGAGCGAGGGGCGGTTTATACGCCTTCATTTGCCCCAGCCGGGGCTGCCCGACTGGGCGGATACCCTGAACCGGGGGCTGTTCTGGCTTTGGGCGGCGGGCGCGGCGGGATTGCTGGCGTATTATTTTACGGCCAGCCTGCTTCTTGGTGTCCGTACACGGCGTTTCCCCAAGGCAAATGAAGCTTTGCAGGCGCGCGCGGAACAAATGTACCGTCTGGCCGCACAGATGGAGCCGGAAGAGGAGGCGTACCGGGTACGGGTGCGCCTATCGCCCGCCGGAGCAACGCCGTATGTTTGCGGCGTGTTTTGGCCCACGCTGGTCGTGCCAGCGCCGATGGCGGAGACTGTGGCCGACGAGGTGCTGCTGCATGAAATGGTGCATATGGTGCGGCATGATATTGTTAAAAACTATCTTTATATGGTGTTTCGGTGCCTGCACTGGTTCAATCCACTGCTTTGGCGTACCTTTAACCGCATTTCGGACGACTGCGAGACCGCCTGCGACGAGTGCGTGCTGGACCGGCTGGAACCGGAGGAGCACATCGGCTACGGGCGCCGCCTGCTTGAGATGGTGCAGCCCGGCTTTCGGTACCGGATGGGCACCTCGTGCATTGCCAGCGGAGAGCGGAACATCCGCCGCCGCATCGTGCGCGTCACAAGGCACAAGGAGGTGTCCCGCCGTGCGCGCGGCATGAGTTTTCTGTTGTTCTGCTTGCTCGCGTGGATGTGCCTGACCCCGCCGCTTGCGCGGGCCGCAAGCTGGCGCGATCCCGGCGTGCCGGGCGCGGATACGGCCAAATGGCTGCAAAAGGCCGAGCGCTACCGTGTGAGCGATATCAATGAAGCGTTTTATCTATACGGCAAGGGATACGCGCTGGATAACGGGTATTACCGCTATATCGTCGCGGATGACGAAACGAGAGAAGCGCTTGCACGAACCTTTTCGGAGAATGAAAAACAGGGAAAGCTGCCATGGGCGTTTGACGATCAAATAGTAGATTGGCTGTATGATGCCAACTATGGACAGGTGCAAGCCGATCCGGTTCAAAGCCTTGATTATCCGAATTGGAGCATCAACCCCGCTTTTGCGCTATACAATGTCACGGAAACCAGCGAAGGCGGCGCCGCGACGATTCTATACCCTATGTGCAAGCTAAGGGAAGATGAGCTAAACCAGTATCGATATGACCGTGTGCGCGCATATCGGCAAGGCGGGCAATACATCGTGCAAAGCGTGGAAGCTGGTAAGGTCGCCGCCCGAAAGCCATGGTGGGAATATCCGCTGGAGGACAGAATCTTTACATATCGCGCGGAGGACGCCTATTTCGACTATGAGGCACGCATAGCGTCCAGCCAAAGCTATATGTTTTATAGTTATAAAAAAGCAACAGGGGAATGGCTGGAGCAGGCTGATCCCATGATGGCTATGATGGGCTGGGGCGGAGAGACCAATTTGCCGATATACGATGATACCGGAATATCAGGGCAGCTTTTTATTCGCCCCAAGGCCGGTGTTTCCATGGCCGGCGTATTGGGAATCGTGGGTGCTCCCGCGCCGATGGAGCAGGATATGGTACCGGAAACCAACCCGGAGAGAAGCAGCGCTACCGGAAGCGAGTTTGGTAAATTCATCGGCTGGGCACAGGCTGCGGCCCTATCCGACCTAACACCGGATACGAGCGGCTGGTACGCGACCAGCCTGTTGGATAACAATGTGTTTCGTAATGCAAATGTGCCGGATAAGATATATCTGCGCACACAACTGAACGGCGGTGAGATCATGGACGTGATTTTACGGGCACAAGCCGCGGATATGGAGGAAACAGACGATGGAACAAACGGATAA
- a CDS encoding HD domain-containing protein — MDALEQQVTFIKRAEGLKSVLREAWTSTGRRESTAEHSWRLALLTGLLAPSFEVDTGKALMMCLIHDLGELYTGDISAVSKPDEAEKHAAEERDMRQVLSLLPKEQEQELFALWREYNDNATAEAKLVKALDKAETILQHNQGANPPDFDYDFNLDYGKQYFSGAPLLLQLRKILDDETARHIRKTDVSSENDNP, encoded by the coding sequence ATGGACGCATTGGAACAACAGGTGACCTTTATCAAGCGGGCGGAAGGCCTAAAATCCGTTTTACGGGAAGCGTGGACCTCCACGGGACGGAGAGAAAGCACGGCGGAACACTCTTGGCGGCTGGCCCTGCTGACGGGCCTGCTGGCTCCCTCTTTTGAAGTGGATACCGGCAAGGCGCTGATGATGTGTTTGATTCATGATCTGGGCGAGCTATACACGGGCGATATTTCGGCGGTATCCAAGCCGGACGAAGCGGAAAAGCATGCGGCTGAGGAAAGAGATATGCGGCAAGTGCTTTCGCTGCTGCCAAAGGAGCAGGAGCAAGAACTCTTCGCCCTGTGGCGCGAATACAACGACAACGCCACAGCGGAAGCAAAGCTGGTCAAGGCGCTGGATAAAGCGGAAACGATCCTACAGCACAACCAAGGGGCAAACCCGCCTGATTTTGATTATGACTTCAATCTGGACTACGGAAAACAGTATTTTTCCGGCGCGCCCCTTCTGCTTCAGCTGCGCAAAATTCTGGACGACGAAACAGCCCGGCACATCCGCAAAACGGACGTTTCATCCGAAAACGATAACCCATAA
- a CDS encoding MFS transporter yields MKQKLFSRDFTLVVIGQIISLFGNAILRFALPLYLLDISGSPKLFGLCSALSFLPMIVLTPMGGVVADRVNKQRIMVVLDFFTCALVTGFTVFMGFAPLIPLLVCTLMLLYGISGAYQPAVQASLPLLCAGDHLLAGNAVINQVSALSGLLGPIIGSVLYSAFGLTPVLIVAAICFFASAVMELFIRIPHTPQPGGASALAVVRDDLKQSLRFIRREKPVLGRYIVLICAFNVFLSALLIIGLPVIVKTTLGLNDLWYGFQQAAMAAGGLIGGVLAGVLARRLNIRHTGLLLHLCAVGLVPIGLALLFGLPEHVSYAVVTLVSAVLMACATLFQVQVLAFAQGVTPQALTGKVLACLMALSMCAQPVGQAMYGTLFEALTGNEGWILIGAACAALLIARQAHRLAKDL; encoded by the coding sequence ATGAAACAAAAGCTCTTTTCCCGCGATTTTACTCTTGTGGTGATCGGACAAATCATTTCTCTTTTCGGCAATGCGATCCTTCGCTTTGCGCTGCCGCTTTATCTGCTGGATATTTCCGGTTCGCCCAAGCTGTTCGGTCTGTGCTCGGCGCTGTCCTTTTTGCCGATGATCGTGCTTACCCCCATGGGCGGCGTGGTGGCCGACCGGGTGAACAAACAGCGCATCATGGTCGTTTTGGACTTTTTCACCTGCGCGCTCGTGACCGGATTCACGGTTTTCATGGGCTTTGCCCCGCTAATACCGCTTTTGGTGTGCACGCTGATGCTGCTTTACGGTATTTCGGGCGCATACCAGCCCGCGGTGCAGGCCAGCCTGCCCCTTCTGTGCGCCGGGGATCATCTGCTTGCGGGCAACGCGGTTATCAATCAGGTCAGCGCGCTTTCCGGTCTGCTCGGGCCGATCATCGGCAGCGTGCTGTACAGCGCCTTTGGGCTAACGCCGGTTTTGATCGTTGCCGCCATTTGCTTTTTCGCTTCCGCGGTGATGGAGCTGTTCATCCGCATTCCGCATACGCCCCAGCCGGGGGGCGCAAGCGCGCTCGCCGTCGTGCGGGACGATCTTAAGCAAAGCCTGCGCTTTATCCGGCGCGAAAAGCCGGTCTTAGGCCGCTATATCGTACTGATCTGCGCGTTCAACGTATTTCTTTCCGCTCTGCTGATCATCGGCCTGCCTGTGATCGTCAAAACGACGCTCGGCCTGAACGATCTGTGGTACGGCTTCCAGCAAGCCGCCATGGCGGCGGGCGGTCTGATCGGCGGCGTGCTCGCGGGCGTGCTTGCGCGGCGGCTCAACATACGGCACACCGGCCTTTTGCTGCACCTTTGCGCGGTGGGGCTGGTGCCGATCGGCCTTGCGCTGCTGTTCGGTCTGCCCGAGCACGTGAGCTATGCGGTCGTCACGCTTGTTAGCGCCGTTTTGATGGCGTGTGCCACCCTTTTTCAGGTGCAGGTGCTTGCCTTTGCGCAGGGCGTTACGCCGCAAGCACTGACCGGCAAGGTGCTCGCCTGCCTCATGGCGCTTTCCATGTGCGCGCAGCCAGTCGGGCAAGCCATGTACGGCACGCTTTTTGAAGCCTTGACCGGAAACGAGGGCTGGATCTTGATCGGCGCAGCCTGCGCCGCCCTGCTGATCGCGCGGCAAGCGCACCGGCTGGCGAAAGACCTGTAA
- a CDS encoding ABC transporter permease, with protein sequence MPKLIELELRRTRLRPYLMGAAILTAAILGFYLLMGAMPSLSASQGEIMPDADLAMFGAWPGLIHMISIIAMACFSVFSAVLGARFVIADYTGGRAVLLLSYPVPRRRVLRAKCTLTAGLTVLCCLIACVVSLALFVPVALLFGWLGAPTGAILQTAVFMTLCMSILSAAIGLISTCIGFAKRSLVAAVVAAVILSSVGSNIFALAASPAAMLLLSVLATAVAAVCYFSLARAVTNMEVL encoded by the coding sequence AACTGCGCCGCACGCGCCTGCGGCCCTATCTTATGGGCGCCGCCATTCTGACCGCCGCCATTTTAGGTTTTTACCTGCTTATGGGCGCAATGCCGAGCCTGTCGGCATCGCAGGGCGAAATCATGCCGGATGCCGATTTGGCGATGTTCGGTGCATGGCCCGGTCTGATCCATATGATATCCATTATTGCCATGGCCTGCTTTTCGGTTTTTTCCGCCGTGCTGGGCGCGCGCTTCGTCATTGCTGACTATACCGGCGGGCGGGCCGTGCTGCTGCTTTCCTACCCGGTGCCGCGCCGTCGTGTACTGCGCGCTAAGTGCACGCTGACCGCCGGCTTGACCGTGCTGTGCTGTCTGATCGCCTGCGTGGTCTCCCTAGCGTTGTTTGTGCCCGTCGCTTTGCTGTTTGGTTGGCTGGGCGCGCCTACCGGCGCGATCCTGCAAACCGCCGTTTTTATGACGCTATGCATGAGTATTCTCTCCGCCGCCATCGGACTGATTAGCACCTGCATCGGCTTTGCAAAGCGCTCTTTAGTGGCCGCTGTTGTTGCCGCCGTTATCCTTTCCAGCGTTGGTTCCAACATTTTTGCGCTGGCCGCGTCTCCGGCCGCTATGCTTTTGCTCAGCGTGCTAGCAACCGCCGTGGCGGCGGTCTGCTATTTTTCCCTTGCCCGCGCGGTAACCAACATGGAGGTTCTGTAA